From a region of the Uranotaenia lowii strain MFRU-FL unplaced genomic scaffold, ASM2978415v1 HiC_scaffold_91, whole genome shotgun sequence genome:
- the LOC129760967 gene encoding uncharacterized protein LOC129760967, with protein MTSTRSVEISRVYNTVGDYEEKVIYNYNNPFSSLIAVFVINLTQPTILSIASYRSIHPPAWQTNPNYRPALLRYRRLQQETDPGNTFTDSSSIMPTPSAPTNNPDPSSKSGSTGSSSSSKPTPTSSSPSTLQVPSTSSGAGGSSSGSSTPRRLSLKKDLRSDRRIIRQPNNDSTSFKTIIINLIVAFFLYLLRRVIECGGKSAITKYSKFIK; from the exons ATGACCTCGACA CGCAGCGTGGAGATTTCGCGTGTTTACAATACCGTAGGAGATTATGAGGAAAAAGTGATCTAT AACTACAACAACCCGTTTTCGTCACTCATCGCCGTTTTTGTTATCAACTTAACCCAGCCAACCATCCTCAGTATTGCCAGTTACCGTTCAATTCATCCGCCCGCCTGGCAGACCAATCCCAACTACAGGCCAGCTCTGCTTCGTTACCGTCGCTTGCAGCAAGAAACGGATCCCGGAAACACCTTCACCGACAGCAGCTCCATAATGCCCACTCCATCGGCGCCAACAAACAACCCGGACCCATCATCGAAATCCGGGTCCACCGGATCCAGTTCGTCAAGTAAACCGACCCCGACGTCCAGCTCCCCGTCAACGCTTCAGGTTCCCTCAACTTCATCCGGTGCTGGTGGAAGTTCGTCCGGTTCCTCGACCCCGCGTCGCTTGAGCCTCAAGAAGGACCTGAGATCGGATCGGAGAATTATCCGCCAGCCGAACAACGATTCAACGTCGTTCaaaaccatcatcatcaacTTGATCGTGGCGTTCTTCCTGTATCTGCTGCGGCGGGTTATTG aaTGTGGCGGAAAAAGTGCAATTACCAAATACAGTAAATTCATCAAATAA